Proteins from a single region of Stappia sp. ES.058:
- a CDS encoding glycoside hydrolase/phage tail family protein encodes MATLVLAAAGKAIGGALLGGAGALLGQAAGAIAGYALDQSLFGATRRVEGRRLEDLSVQSSVEGASLPMVYGRVRLAGQIIWATRFEEEVREETSGGKGGGGGPRTTTRSYRYYANFAVALAQGPVSHVGAIWADGKPMEMDGVTVRFHHGTPDQEPDPLIVALQGPSPAYRNTAYAVFERLPLDLYGDRLPQLTFEIIRSVEPLEAMVRAMTVIPGAGEFVYATSPVTRTVRPGVSETVNRHIAHAPSNWSASIDELQAVCPNLERVALVVSWFGDDLRCSACEIRPRVETTGSSVQGAVWAVSGESVGTAAIVSLHAGRPAYGGTPADSSVIAAIRDLNARGLQVTLHPFILMDVPAGNGLPDPYGGSEQAAHPWRGRITASIAPGLAGSPEGTAAAAGEIAAFAGTAQVAHFVPQAEGVGYAGPAEWSFRRFILHQAHLAAVAGGVDAFLLGSEMRGLTRLSAGAGVYPFVDALQSLAADVKTVLAGAKVTYAADWTEYGTHQPGGGDLRFPLDPLWADANVDAVGINAYFPLADARDGSDPGGNTNPYDRDVLRAGVSGGEDYDWYYADDAARAAGMRTPIADGAYGKPWVFRAKDLAGWWSNPHVERDAGAETGATTDWVPRSKPIWFTELGVPAIDKGANQPNLFFDAKSSEAAWPRFSNGGRDDLIQRRALETVLAWWSGAHPGIAAGDNPVSPIYGAPMVDADHLYLWTWDARPFPAFPSQTDIWADGVNWRAGHWLSGRLGSVSVGGLAHALANDFGIPASVFDIGEIAGSLDGTAVPGPETLRNVLAPLLDVAGAVAVDRGPQIALLPRWTPSVARLETAHLAIEREAAAASVRRAQDADLPAEIRIAARDAVRGHRRYVVSSKRREGHSIRVEQIDLACALDPALAAGLADQLMLARWSGREEVEFSLPPGRLELDPGDVITLVADAPAGRGRDADYRIEAVEEGAARRLSARAVRAPVALRSRSLGGEARPRSVVAATGAADVLILDLPLLPGETQAASPRVAAFAAPWPGAVDVYRVRGEGTPVYHAQITAPALLVETLTSLPAGPVARWDRSSEVEVEVSSGTLSEVSRDRVLGGANPLAIVGADGDVEILQFQRAELIGPRRYRLGMLLRGLLGTERAAARPAPAGARGVLLDDAAAHLPPSLDEIGVPFTYAVLPAGMTLDSAARKDVAHVWGARALMPLSPVHLAAERIAGSGVVFSWIRRTRTGGDAWNTVDIPLGEAREAYQAELLDAGGSVLWSREAATPSVLLSDAEEVSLFGAPQTLFTLSVRQVSDTVGPGLEAREDLTVRA; translated from the coding sequence ATGGCAACCCTAGTACTGGCGGCGGCGGGCAAGGCCATCGGCGGCGCCCTTCTGGGCGGCGCGGGGGCGCTCCTTGGGCAGGCGGCGGGAGCGATCGCGGGCTACGCGCTCGATCAGAGCCTGTTCGGCGCCACCCGCAGGGTCGAGGGCCGCAGGCTTGAGGACCTCTCCGTGCAATCCTCCGTCGAGGGTGCAAGCCTGCCGATGGTCTACGGCCGCGTCCGTCTTGCCGGCCAGATCATCTGGGCGACCCGCTTCGAGGAAGAGGTGCGCGAGGAAACCAGCGGCGGCAAGGGCGGTGGCGGCGGCCCGCGCACGACCACCCGCAGCTATCGCTACTATGCGAATTTCGCCGTCGCGCTGGCGCAGGGGCCGGTCAGCCATGTCGGCGCGATCTGGGCCGACGGAAAGCCGATGGAGATGGACGGCGTCACCGTCCGGTTTCATCACGGAACGCCCGATCAGGAGCCGGACCCGCTGATTGTCGCGCTCCAGGGACCGTCGCCCGCCTATCGCAACACGGCCTACGCCGTTTTCGAGCGCCTGCCGCTGGATCTTTATGGCGACCGCCTGCCGCAATTGACTTTCGAGATTATCCGCTCGGTCGAGCCGCTCGAAGCCATGGTGCGGGCAATGACGGTGATCCCGGGGGCGGGCGAGTTCGTCTATGCGACATCGCCGGTCACCCGCACGGTGCGGCCCGGCGTCAGCGAAACGGTGAACCGGCATATCGCGCATGCGCCGAGCAACTGGTCCGCCTCCATCGACGAATTGCAGGCGGTCTGTCCCAACCTTGAGCGGGTCGCGCTTGTCGTGTCCTGGTTCGGCGACGATCTGCGCTGCAGCGCCTGCGAAATCCGCCCGCGTGTGGAAACCACCGGTTCGAGCGTGCAGGGGGCAGTGTGGGCGGTCTCCGGCGAGAGTGTCGGGACGGCCGCGATCGTCAGCCTGCATGCGGGCCGGCCGGCCTATGGCGGAACGCCCGCCGATTCGAGCGTGATCGCGGCGATTCGTGACCTGAACGCCCGCGGGCTCCAGGTGACGCTGCATCCCTTCATCCTGATGGATGTTCCCGCTGGCAACGGCCTGCCCGACCCCTATGGTGGCAGCGAACAGGCGGCCCACCCATGGCGCGGCCGGATCACCGCATCGATTGCGCCGGGTCTTGCCGGGTCGCCGGAGGGAACGGCGGCGGCGGCCGGCGAGATCGCGGCCTTCGCGGGGACCGCGCAGGTTGCGCATTTTGTTCCGCAGGCGGAGGGCGTTGGATATGCCGGCCCGGCGGAATGGTCGTTTCGCCGCTTCATCCTGCATCAGGCGCATCTCGCCGCCGTCGCCGGCGGAGTCGATGCCTTTCTGCTCGGGTCGGAAATGCGCGGCCTGACAAGGCTGAGCGCCGGAGCGGGCGTCTATCCCTTCGTCGATGCGCTGCAAAGCCTTGCCGCTGACGTCAAGACCGTGCTTGCGGGCGCGAAAGTGACCTATGCGGCGGACTGGACCGAATATGGCACCCATCAGCCGGGCGGCGGCGACCTGCGCTTTCCCCTCGATCCGCTTTGGGCGGATGCCAATGTCGATGCGGTCGGAATCAACGCTTACTTCCCGCTCGCCGACGCCCGCGATGGCTCCGATCCCGGCGGCAACACCAACCCCTACGACCGTGATGTGCTCAGGGCGGGCGTGTCCGGCGGCGAGGATTACGACTGGTACTATGCCGACGATGCCGCACGCGCGGCCGGCATGCGCACGCCCATCGCCGACGGCGCCTACGGCAAGCCCTGGGTGTTTCGCGCCAAGGACCTTGCCGGCTGGTGGTCGAACCCGCATGTCGAACGGGACGCGGGCGCGGAAACGGGTGCCACGACGGACTGGGTGCCGCGCTCAAAGCCGATCTGGTTCACCGAACTTGGCGTGCCGGCCATCGACAAGGGAGCCAACCAGCCGAACCTGTTCTTTGACGCCAAGTCGTCGGAAGCCGCCTGGCCGCGCTTTTCCAATGGCGGTCGCGACGATCTCATCCAGCGCCGCGCACTGGAAACGGTGCTCGCGTGGTGGTCGGGCGCGCATCCCGGCATCGCGGCGGGCGACAACCCGGTGTCGCCGATCTATGGCGCCCCGATGGTCGATGCGGATCACCTGTATCTCTGGACATGGGATGCCCGGCCCTTTCCCGCATTTCCCAGTCAGACGGATATCTGGGCCGACGGTGTGAACTGGCGAGCAGGGCATTGGCTGAGCGGTCGCCTCGGCAGCGTGTCGGTTGGAGGGCTCGCGCATGCGCTTGCCAACGATTTCGGTATTCCGGCAAGCGTCTTCGACATTGGCGAAATTGCCGGAAGCCTGGACGGCACCGCTGTGCCGGGACCGGAAACCCTCAGAAACGTGCTTGCTCCGCTTCTCGATGTCGCCGGCGCGGTCGCCGTGGATCGCGGTCCGCAGATCGCACTCCTGCCGCGCTGGACCCCGTCCGTAGCTCGTCTCGAGACCGCGCATCTGGCGATCGAACGGGAGGCTGCTGCGGCAAGCGTCCGGCGCGCCCAGGATGCCGATCTTCCGGCAGAAATCCGCATCGCCGCCCGCGACGCGGTGCGCGGACATCGTCGCTACGTCGTGTCCTCCAAGCGGCGGGAAGGGCACAGCATCCGGGTCGAGCAGATCGATCTCGCCTGCGCTCTCGACCCGGCCTTGGCGGCTGGACTTGCCGATCAGTTGATGCTTGCACGCTGGAGCGGGCGTGAGGAGGTGGAGTTTTCCCTTCCGCCCGGACGGCTGGAGCTTGATCCCGGCGATGTGATCACGCTCGTCGCCGACGCGCCTGCCGGACGGGGGCGGGATGCGGACTATCGCATCGAGGCCGTGGAGGAGGGGGCTGCCCGTCGTCTCAGCGCGCGTGCGGTTCGGGCCCCGGTCGCGCTGAGATCCCGCAGTCTGGGCGGCGAAGCGCGCCCGCGCTCGGTGGTCGCTGCGACCGGGGCGGCGGATGTTCTGATCCTCGATCTGCCGTTGCTGCCGGGAGAAACGCAGGCCGCATCGCCGCGTGTTGCCGCCTTCGCCGCTCCCTGGCCGGGAGCGGTCGATGTCTACCGCGTCCGGGGCGAGGGCACTCCGGTCTATCATGCACAAATCACAGCTCCCGCGCTTCTGGTGGAGACCTTGACGTCTCTGCCGGCCGGCCCGGTGGCGCGTTGGGACCGGTCGAGCGAGGTGGAGGTGGAGGTCTCGTCCGGCACATTGTCCGAGGTGTCGCGGGACCGGGTGCTTGGCGGAGCCAACCCGCTTGCGATCGTCGGTGCGGATGGAGACGTGGAGATCCTGCAGTTTCAGCGCGCCGAACTGATCGGCCCGCGCCGTTACCGGCTCGGGATGCTCCTGCGCGGGCTTCTGGGCACCGAACGCGCCGCCGCCCGTCCGGCCCCTGCAGGTGCGCGCGGCGTGCTGCTGGACGATGCGGCCGCGCATCTTCCACCCTCGCTTGACGAGATCGGCGTGCCTTTTACCTATGCGGTGCTTCCGGCGGGGATGACGCT